The genomic segment ATATAAAACTTATACCACAAAGACTTATAAAAGATAAAAAAGAGTTAGATAGCTTTTTAGATGAGATTATAAGTAGTGGCGGAGAGGGTGTTGTAATTCGTGAGCCAAACTCTAAATACATAAAATCAAGAAGTAATTTAAATTTAAAGTATAAACGATTTATTGATGAAGAGTGTAAGGTAGTGTCTATAAATAAAGGCAAAGGTAAGTATAAAGATATGATGGGATCAATAACTTGTGAGTTAGCAAATAATATTAGATTTAAAATAGGATCCGGCTTTAGTGATGATAATCGTAAAAATCCACCAAAGATAGGAAGTGTTGTTACTTTTAAATATCAAAATTTAACAAAAAACGGCATACCACGCTTTGCTACTTTTTTAAGGGTTAGAAAAGATTAAGTTTCTAACCCTCTGCTTTTATCTAAGTAACGTAAAACCTATGCCTATTTTATTTGTGCTGTGGTTATAATCTATTAAACTTTCAGCGTATCCATTAAAGTATTGTAAGTATCCCAAAATTCCACCAAATAGTGGAAATACAAGACTTGCTTGAACCGCTCCTTTATTGTCTTTTAAATGAAAGTTGTTGCGCAATAGTAGTTCAAGTGATATATTTTTTGTAGTATACTTTGCTTTTATGTCACCATAACCCAAATAACGATAAATGTCTTTATTGTCGCTCAAGTCTCCTATATGATACCAAACTCTAGGAGTTATGGATAGATTTCTAAAATTTAATTTAGAGCTAGCATATACCCTGTTCCAGCTTCTGCTTTTATCTTTACCTAGTCCATTTGATTCGTGTAAAACACCTATATCAAAGCTATTTATCCGTTCATTGTTTGTATATAGACGCATAAAAACTTCTGGCCTATAATTTGTTTCTCTAAAAGGCGAACTATGCTTTCCTGTTTGCCACCATGATGTTTGAGAGTATGCCATATAAAGATTGGCCCATTTCGGCAATAGTGAAATTTCTATCGGTTTTTTAATACTTATGTTAAATTTGGTTTCAAATTTTTGTCTATCGTTATTAGGGACACTAGAAGCATATGTACCTAAGAGCAAATAGTTTAATTCATGAAAACTTATACTACTTCCAGCAAAAAGTTCCCTAAAAAGTGCTTCATCTTTTGCTTTTGAATTGTTTATAATATCTGATTTAATGTGTTCTTCTGAACTTGAATCTTTTTCTATGTTCTTAGAGGCTAAGCTTTTATAGATATTCATTGCACCTTTTATATCGCCTGCTTCTTCTAGCTCATTCGCAAGGTTAAATTTATCAGCATCATTTGCAAATAAATAAAAAGAAAAAATAAATAATATAAATAATGATTTATTCATAACTTAAAGCCTTTTTTAAATCATCAGGATTATTTAGGTTTATCCCTTCATTATCACCAGAAAGTTCAACCCTAACTACATCACAAATTTTTAAAAGCTCTTTTATTTTATGCTTTCCATCCTTAGCTAATTTTTTTGCTTTATCTGCTACGCTAGGAGAAAAATAACCACAAAGTACATGATCTCTTTCTGCTTCACAAGCTATTACGATTTCAAAATCATCTTTTAGCTTAGACATATCTTTGATGCTCTCGGGTTTTAAAAAAGGCATGTCAACAGGTTGTATAAAAACTGGTTCATTAAAATGATGAAGTATACTAGCAAGTGCAATCATTGGAGAACTTTCATCGCTTTCATCGGCTATAAATTTAATGCTTTGATTAAGTTTAGCATTGTTAAATTTATTATTTTTTGCACTTATATAAACCTCTTTAAAAATAGATGATAGCTTATCTGTTACATATGCAGATAGACTTGCCTTGTCTTTAAAAGGCATTAATGCTTTATCTATTCCCATCCTACTACTTTTGCCACCAGCTAATACCACACAAGATTGCTGTTGTTTCATTAATAAAAACCCATCACAACCATTATCTTTGCAACTATGTTCCATTTTAATCCTTGTTGATTTTTTATTTTTATTTTATCTATTATTGACTTTTTGTCGCCTTATGATATCTTAAAATATAAAAAAATTAAATACACAATGCTAAAATTATTGTAGCAATTAAAATTAATTATTAACTATGATTTATAGATAACGTATTTTTATTTAATATCACCCACTAAAATATTTTTATTTTTTTTATAACATTAAGCACATATTAAGCATTACTCTTATATAATTCCAGCTCACGATTTGAGAAACGGAGTTTATCTCCTTTAAAATATTAAGTCAATATTTTATTTTTAAACAAATCGTTGTTCTTTTAATTACAATTGTTAAGAGTCACAAGCAAGTTTTAATAAAAACAATTTTACAGGACTTGTTAAAGATTTAAATATCTAATCTCTTGTATATAAATACAGAAGTTTAACATCACAAGATATTATAGGATTAAAACTTATCTATATTATCTGTTAATGCTTTCCGTCTTGGGGATTATGTGTTTAGATTTAGTAACTACATAGTAAAAGTATAATTATTATATTTTATTTATTATGTATAACAGTTACCTTTAACAAGGAAGTGATGCGAATTAGAATATAACAAAAAATATACTAACAACTTATTATGTATTAATAGGTAAAAAAGGTAAGCTACTAAGAGTAAATGGTGGATGCCTTGGCTAGTAGAGGCGATGAAGGACGTGCCAGGCTGCGATAAGACTCGGGGAGCCGTCAAGGGGCTTTGATCCGGGTATTTCCGAATGGGGCAACCCAACTGATAGCGATGTCAGTTACCATATAATGGAGCAAACGTTGGGAATTGAAACATCTTAGTACCAACAGGAAGAGAAATCAAAAGAGATTACGCTAGTAGCGGCGAGCGAACGCGTAAGAGGGCAAACCACTAGTTTACTAGTGGGGTTGTAGGACTGCAACATAGACTAAACAAAGCTAATAGAATAACCTGGAAAGGTTAAGCGTAGAGGGTGATACTCCCGTATATGAAAGCGATGTTTTACTTAGCAGTATCCTGAGTAGGGCGGAACACGTGATATTCTGTCTGAAGCTGGGTAGACCACTATCCAACCCTAAATACTACTACTAGACCGATAGCGAACAAGTACCGTGAGGGAAAGGTGAAAAGAACTGAGGTGATCAGAGTGAAATAGAACCTGAAACCATTTACTTACAATCATTCAGAGCCCTATGATTTATCAGGGTGATGGACTGCCTTTTGCATAATGAGCCTGCGAGTTGTGATGTCTGGCGAGGTTAAGGAAACCCGGAGCCGTAGCGAAAGCAAGTCTTAATAGGGCGATTAGTCAGATGTTGCAGACCCGAAACGATGTGATCTATCCATGAGCAGGTTGAAACTGGTGTAAGAGCCAGTGGAGGACCGAACCCGCTAGCGTTGAAAAGCTATGGGATGACTTGTGGATAGGGGTGAAAGGCCAATCAAACATCGTGATAGCTGGTTCTCTCCGAAATATATTTAGGTATAGCGTTGTGTCGTAACACTAGGGGGTAGAGCACTGAATGGGCTAGGGCATACACCAATGTACCAAACCCTATCAAACTCCGAATACCTAGTGTGTAATCACAGCAGTCAGGCGGCGAGTGATAAAATCCGTCGTCGAGAGGGGAACAACCCAGACTAACAGCTAAGGTCCCTAAATCTCATTTAAGTGGAAAACGATGTGAAGTTACTGTAACAACCAGGAGGTTGGCTTAGAAGCAGCCATCCTTTAAAGAAAGCGTAATAGCTCACTGGTCTAGTGATTTTGCGCGGAAAATATAACGGGGCTAAAATGAGTACCGAAGCTTTAGACTTAGTTTTACTAAGTGGTAGGAGAGCGTTCTATTCAGCGTTGAAGGTGTACCGGTAAGGAGCGCTGGAGCGGATAGAAGTGAGCATGCAGGCATGAGTAGCGATAATTGGGGTGAGAATCCCCAACGCCGTAAACCCAAGGTTTCCTACGCGATGCTCGTCATCGTAGGGTTAGCCGGGTCCTAAGCAAAGTCCGAAAGGGGTATGCGATGGAAAATTGGTTAATATTCCAATGCCAACATTATTGTGCGATGGAAGGACGCTTAGAGTTAAAGGAGCCAGCGGATGGAAGTGCTGGTCGAAAGGTGTAGGTTAAGAATCAGGCAAATCCGGTTCTTTTTAAGCCGAGACCCCACAGGCAGACAACATTCTTCGGAATCGAGTCTGAATCCTTGATACTGTCGAGCCAAGAAAAGTTTCTAAGTTTAGATAATGTTGCCCGTACCGTAAACCGACACAGGTGGGTGGGATGAGTATTCTAAGGCGCGTGGAAGAACTCTCTTCAAGGAACTCTGCAAAATAGCACCGTATCTTCGGTATAAGGTGTGCCTAACTTTGTTAAGGATTTACTCCGTAAGCATTGAAGGTTACAACAAAGAGTCCCTCCCGACTGTTTACCAAAAACACAGCACTCTGCTAACTCGTAAGAGGATGTATAGGGTGTGACGCCTGCCCGGTGCTCGAAGGTTAATTGATGATGTTAGCTCTGCGAAGCATTTGATCGAAGCCCGAGTAAACGGCGGCCGTAACTATAACGGTCCTAAGGTAGCGAAATTCCTTGTCGGTTAAATACCGACCTGCATGAATGGCGTAACGAGATGGGAGCTGTCTCGAAGAGGGATCCAGTGAAATTGTAGTGGAGGTGAAAATTCCTCCTACCCGCGGCAAGACGGAAAGACCCCGTGGACCTTTACTACAGCTTGACACTGCTATTGGGATAAAGATGTGCAGGATAGGTGGGAGGCTTTGAGTATATGACGCCAGTTGTATATGAGCCATTGTTGAGATACCACTCTTCTTTATTCTG from the Campylobacter pinnipediorum subsp. pinnipediorum genome contains:
- a CDS encoding phospholipase A, with translation MNKSLFILFIFSFYLFANDADKFNLANELEEAGDIKGAMNIYKSLASKNIEKDSSSEEHIKSDIINNSKAKDEALFRELFAGSSISFHELNYLLLGTYASSVPNNDRQKFETKFNISIKKPIEISLLPKWANLYMAYSQTSWWQTGKHSSPFRETNYRPEVFMRLYTNNERINSFDIGVLHESNGLGKDKSRSWNRVYASSKLNFRNLSITPRVWYHIGDLSDNKDIYRYLGYGDIKAKYTTKNISLELLLRNNFHLKDNKGAVQASLVFPLFGGILGYLQYFNGYAESLIDYNHSTNKIGIGFTLLR
- a CDS encoding molybdenum cofactor guanylyltransferase, encoding MEHSCKDNGCDGFLLMKQQQSCVVLAGGKSSRMGIDKALMPFKDKASLSAYVTDKLSSIFKEVYISAKNNKFNNAKLNQSIKFIADESDESSPMIALASILHHFNEPVFIQPVDMPFLKPESIKDMSKLKDDFEIVIACEAERDHVLCGYFSPSVADKAKKLAKDGKHKIKELLKICDVVRVELSGDNEGINLNNPDDLKKALSYE